GAGTGGCCCGGTCGGACCGGGTCGGGGTGGGTGTAGAAGGGCCGTTTCGCCATCGGGTACCCGGTGACGAAAACGAAGTCCGAGCCGTGTTCGCGGCGGGCCCACTCCCCCAGCGCCCGTTCGTGCCCCGGCGCGAGATCCGGTTCGTCGGCGGGCGCACCGGCGATCCGGAGCGCCTCGGTGAAGTGCACGGTCGGGATCTGCGCGGGCACCGCCGGCAGGTCCACACCGAGGGTGACGCAGGCGGCGGCGGCCCGCTCGCCGACCGCGTCGAGCATTCCCGCGAGGGTGTCCCGGAGCACCGCCATCACCTCCCGGTGGTCGGTGACGAAACCCAGTTCGGCGTCGAGCGAGGTGTACTGCGCCAGGTGTCGTACGGTGTCGTGCGGTTCGGCCCGGAACACCGGCCCGACCTCGTAGACCCGTTCGAAGACACCGACCATGAGCTGCTTGTAGAACTGCGGCGACTGGGCCAGGTACGCCGGCCGGCCGAACCAGTCCAGCGCGAACACGTTCGCGCCGCTCTCCGTGGCCGAGGCGACCACCTTCGGCGTGTGGATCTCCACGAACCGCCGGGCGTCCAGTGCGGCCCGGAACCCGGCCACCGCCGCCGCCGAGATCCGCAGCGCGGCGGACCTCCTCGGGTGCCGCAGGGCCACCGGAGCATTGTCGAGCTGGGTGGGCAGGCTCGCGTTCAGGGTCGGCCGGTAGAGGTCGAACGGCGGCGCTACGGCGGGCGGGCCGAGCGGACGTACCGTCGGGTCGGTCAGCTCAACCCCGGCGGGCGCCGCCGGGTTGGCGGCCACCGTCGCCACCACCTCCACCACGGTCTCCTCGGGCAGCGCCTCGACCTCGGCGCGGGTCGCCGGGTCGGTGACCACGACCTGGGCGAGGCCGGCGGCGTCCCGCACGATCAGGAAGGCCACCGACTTGAGTAGCCGGCGGCGGTGGACCCAGCCGGCGATCCGGACGCTACGGCCGGGGTACGAAGTGAGTTGGTCGGACCGGATGCGTTGCATGTGGGCTGCTCCTCGGTTGATCGCGACGCCTCACCACCTCGGGCGGCGAAGCATCGCTCCAGCCCCGGGAGGTGTGGGCGAGCGGGACCTCGCGGTGCCACCACACCTTCACCCCGCCTGCGCGGGAGCCTCGTTCGTCGCCTTTTCACCGGGGCCAGCCGGGCGGGCTCTACTTGGCGCGCAGTTGTTAAAAGGGGGCCCTTCCTCTACCGCAGGCGTTAACAAGGGGCCCTTCCTTGCACCAACAACTGGCGGTTCGACGCGCTACTCGGCTCCGTCGTCGCTTTGCGTGCCAGACGCTAACAGCTCGGGCGGTCGGCGTGTTACCTCTTTTTCTCGCCCTCGGTGTCCGGTGTCACAGGGTTTTCGGGGTGACGGCGGTCGCCTCAGTTCATCGACCGGTGCCGTGCGGCGTAGGCTCGTTTTTGTGACGATCGAGCACTCCGCGCCGACGACCGGCCCGGCCGCGCGTACCGCGACGCCCGCCCCCGAAGGACGGCGGCTGCTGCGGATCGAGGCGCGCAACGCCGAGACGCCGATCGAGCGCAAGCCACCGTGGATCAAGGTCAAGGCCAAGATGGGCCCGGAGTACACCCAGCTGCGCGGGCTGGTCGCCCGCGAAGGGTTGCACACCGTGTGCCAGGAGGCCGGCTGCCCCAACATCTACGAGTGCTGGGAGGACCGCGAGGCCACCTTCCTCATCGGCGGTGACCAGTGCACCCGGCGCTGCGACTTCTGCCAGATCGACACCGGCAAACCGGCCGAGTTCGACGCCGACGAGCCGCGCCGGGTGGCCGAGTCGGTGGTGTCGATGGGTCTGCGGTACGCCACAATCACCGGTGTCGCCCGGGACGACCTGCCCGACGGCGGTGCCTGGCTGTACGCCGAGACGGTCCGGCAGATCCACGCCCTGCAACCCGGTTGCGGCGTCGAGCTGCTGATCCCCGACTTCAACGCCGTGCCCGAGCAGTTGGCCGAGGTGTTCGGCGCCCGGCCCGAGGTGCTGGCGCACAACGTCGAGACGGTGCCGCGGATCTTCAAGCGGATCCGGCCGGCGTTCCGTTACGAGCGTTCCCTGGACGTGATCCGGCAGGCCCGCACCGCCGGCCTGGTCACCAAGAGCAACCTGATCCTGGGCCTCGGCGAGGAGCGCGCCGAGATTGCCCAGGCCCTGCGGGACCTGCACTCCGCCGGCTGCGAGCTGATCACCATCACGCAGTACCTGCGCCCCTCCCCCCGGCACCACCCGGTCGAGCGTTGGGTCAAGCCGGAGGAGTTCGTCGAGCTGACCGCCGAGGCCGAGGAGATCGGTTTCGCCGGGGTGATGAGCGGGCCGCTTGTGCGTTCCTCGTACCGCGCCGGTCGCCTCTACCAGCAGGCCCTGGCCGCCCGCCAACCCGCCCTCTCCTGACTCCGCCGGGGTCCGACCTCCGTCGGGCCGGGTCGGACCGCCCCGGCTGGGGCGGGCCTGCGTCAGGCCGGGTCGGACAGCAGGTTGAGGCGGTGCGCCACGGCAGCCGCCTCGACCCGGTTGGTCACGTCGAGCTTGGCGATGATCCGGGAGACGTGCACGCTTGCCGTCTTCGGTGAGATGAAGAGCTGCTCCGCGATCCGGCTGTTGCTGTGCCCCTCGGCGACCAGCCGCAGCACCTCCCGCTCGCGCTCGGTCAGCAGGTCCGGGCCCGATCCGGCCCGGCCCGCGCCGCGCAGGCCGATCCGGCGGGCCAGCGTGGCGGCCTGCTCCGCAAGCAGCGTCGCACCGAGCCCGTCGGCGAGCGCCGCGGCCTCGCGTACCGCCGCCGCCACCTCGTCGCGCGCTCCCGCGCCGGCCGCCACCTCGGCGAGGACCAGCAGCGTCCGGGCGAGCCCGGCGGGCTGGCCGGCGGTACGCCACGCCGCGACCGCGACCCGCCAGGCGGCGAGCGGATCGTCGCCGGCAGCCACCGTGGCGGTCACCTCGGCGGCGTACGCCCGTTCGGCGGGAAACCGGACCGGGACGCTGCCGGCCAGCGCGGCCACCGCCGCGGTGAGCTGGTCGTCGGCGAACTGCCGGACGACCTGGGCCTGGGCGGCGACGACCGGCCAGCCGTAGCGGGGGTAGGCGACGATCGCCGAATCGGCCAGGCTCGCCGTCACGGCACGTAGCGCCTCTTCCCGGTCGTCGGCGGCGAGCGCCGCCGCGAGCCGCAACTCCACAAGCGGCAGCCGGTTGTGCGGGTGCAGGTACGGCTTGTTGAGGAAGGCGAGGGCCCGACCCACCGTCTCGTCGGCACCGGGATGTCCCTGCGCCAGCCGCAGCCCGGCACGTAGTTGCAGCCAGTGCAGCCCGCTGACGCCGGGCGGGTCGAGCCGGGCCGCCTCGGCGCACACCTGGTCGGCCTCCGCCCAACGGCCAAGCGCCAGCAGCGCCTCGGCCCGGTTGGAGAGCAGGTACGCGCCGGTGGAGCGGGTGATCCCGACCCGACGCGCCTCGGTCATCCCGTCGGCGGCGGCCTGCGCGGACTCCTCGTACCGGCCCAGCTCGAAGAGCACGTCGGAGATGTGCACAAGCGCGCTGACCAGCGTCGGCACCTCACCGGCGGCACGGGCCAACGCCGCGCAGCGGCGCAGTTCGGCCAGCCCGAGGTCGGACGCGCCCTCGCGCCTGCGCAGCACCGCGAGGCGTACCGGCAACAGCGCGCCGTCGATCCCGGCGGCCTGGGTCGCCGCCACCACCTCGGCCGCGATCCGGGCCCCGTCGGCATGGTCGATCCGGGCCAGGTGGTCGGCGATCTCGGCGAGCAGCCGCAGCCGCTCCGGACCGTCCGGCACCCCGGACACCAGCCGGTACGCCTCGCGCAGCTCGGTGGCGCCGTCGCTCTTGCCGAGCATCGCCAGCATCCGGCCGAGCCGGTCCAGCAGCCGCGCCGCGCGCAGCGGCTGTGCCTCGGTGTCCACCTCGGCCAGGGCGGCCCGGGTCAGGGTCAACGCCCGGTGGTAGTCACCTGCGGTGGTCGCCGCGGTGAGCGTCTCCTCCAGCAGGGCCAGGTGGTCCATGCCGAGCCGGTCGGCCGCGTCCGGGACCAGCTCCCACAGCTCCAGCACCCGTTCCAGCAGCCGGCTCTGCTCGGCGTACGCGTAGCGGTCGGCCGCGTCGCAGGCCGCCGCACGGGCCGCGACCAGGGCGCGCGGATGGTCGTGCGCGGCGTACCAGTGATGGGCGATCTCGGCCGGGGCCCGGCCGGCGGCGACGAGGTGTGGCTGGGCCTCGACGGCGGCGGCGAACCGGGCGTGCAGCCGGGCATGCTCGCCGGGCAGCAGTTCGTCGTGCACCGCCTCGCGGACCAGCGCGTGCCGGAACTCGTAGTCGCCGTCCGGGTCGACCACCAGCAGCTGGGCGGCGACGGCGGCCCGCAGCGCGTCGTCCAGTTCCGGCTCGGGCAGCCCGGCCACCTCGGCGAGCAACTGATGGGCCAGGCGGATGCCACCGGCCGCGGCGATCCGCAGCACCCGCTGGGCCGACTCGGGCAGCCGGTCGACCCGGGCCAACAGCAGGTCGCGCAGGGTGTCCGGCAGCACAGCACAGCCGATCGGGCCGCCGGCGGCAGCCAGTTCCTCGATGAACAGCGGATTGCCCTGGGTGCGGTCGTGGATGTCGTCGACGGCGCGGGCGGTCGGTTCGGCGCCCAGCAGCCCGGCGAGTACCGCCCCGGTGCCGTCCCGATCCAGCCGGCCCAGCTCGATCCGGTCCACGCCCCGGACCCGGTCCAGCTCGGCCAGGAACGGGCGGAGCGGGTGGCCCCGGTGCAACTCGTCGGTCCGGTAGGTGCAGACCAGCAGGAGCCGTCCGGTGCGGGCGGCCCGCACCAGGAAACCGATCAGGTCGCGGGTCGACCGGTCGGCCCAGTGCAGGTCCTCGACCACCAGCACCAGCGGTTGTTC
This DNA window, taken from Micromonospora sp. FIMYZ51, encodes the following:
- a CDS encoding AAA family ATPase; amino-acid sequence: MNPTAGTPAAAHGGWLSRLAAHGGWLSRPAEPGENGAGGRTGGRGMLGAVTARTTSTVLVGRQREMAQLSDALDGARAGEPGTLLIGGEAGVGKTRLLEEFGATIGDRARLLVGQCLELGEAGLPFAPFAAALRRVLRTDGAAVFAGYEAEFARLLPELARIPSGGTAPAAGPPSDAPRGYLFDLVAELFDRLAAEQPLVLVVEDLHWADRSTRDLIGFLVRAARTGRLLLVCTYRTDELHRGHPLRPFLAELDRVRGVDRIELGRLDRDGTGAVLAGLLGAEPTARAVDDIHDRTQGNPLFIEELAAAGGPIGCAVLPDTLRDLLLARVDRLPESAQRVLRIAAAGGIRLAHQLLAEVAGLPEPELDDALRAAVAAQLLVVDPDGDYEFRHALVREAVHDELLPGEHARLHARFAAAVEAQPHLVAAGRAPAEIAHHWYAAHDHPRALVAARAAACDAADRYAYAEQSRLLERVLELWELVPDAADRLGMDHLALLEETLTAATTAGDYHRALTLTRAALAEVDTEAQPLRAARLLDRLGRMLAMLGKSDGATELREAYRLVSGVPDGPERLRLLAEIADHLARIDHADGARIAAEVVAATQAAGIDGALLPVRLAVLRRREGASDLGLAELRRCAALARAAGEVPTLVSALVHISDVLFELGRYEESAQAAADGMTEARRVGITRSTGAYLLSNRAEALLALGRWAEADQVCAEAARLDPPGVSGLHWLQLRAGLRLAQGHPGADETVGRALAFLNKPYLHPHNRLPLVELRLAAALAADDREEALRAVTASLADSAIVAYPRYGWPVVAAQAQVVRQFADDQLTAAVAALAGSVPVRFPAERAYAAEVTATVAAGDDPLAAWRVAVAAWRTAGQPAGLARTLLVLAEVAAGAGARDEVAAAVREAAALADGLGATLLAEQAATLARRIGLRGAGRAGSGPDLLTEREREVLRLVAEGHSNSRIAEQLFISPKTASVHVSRIIAKLDVTNRVEAAAVAHRLNLLSDPA
- the lipA gene encoding lipoyl synthase, with the translated sequence MTIEHSAPTTGPAARTATPAPEGRRLLRIEARNAETPIERKPPWIKVKAKMGPEYTQLRGLVAREGLHTVCQEAGCPNIYECWEDREATFLIGGDQCTRRCDFCQIDTGKPAEFDADEPRRVAESVVSMGLRYATITGVARDDLPDGGAWLYAETVRQIHALQPGCGVELLIPDFNAVPEQLAEVFGARPEVLAHNVETVPRIFKRIRPAFRYERSLDVIRQARTAGLVTKSNLILGLGEERAEIAQALRDLHSAGCELITITQYLRPSPRHHPVERWVKPEEFVELTAEAEEIGFAGVMSGPLVRSSYRAGRLYQQALAARQPALS
- the aspS gene encoding aspartate--tRNA(Asn) ligase produces the protein MQRIRSDQLTSYPGRSVRIAGWVHRRRLLKSVAFLIVRDAAGLAQVVVTDPATRAEVEALPEETVVEVVATVAANPAAPAGVELTDPTVRPLGPPAVAPPFDLYRPTLNASLPTQLDNAPVALRHPRRSAALRISAAAVAGFRAALDARRFVEIHTPKVVASATESGANVFALDWFGRPAYLAQSPQFYKQLMVGVFERVYEVGPVFRAEPHDTVRHLAQYTSLDAELGFVTDHREVMAVLRDTLAGMLDAVGERAAAACVTLGVDLPAVPAQIPTVHFTEALRIAGAPADEPDLAPGHERALGEWARREHGSDFVFVTGYPMAKRPFYTHPDPVRPGHSNGFDLLFRGLELVTGGQRLHRHADYLAALAARGEPVEPYAGYLDAFRSGMPPHGGFAIGLERLVARLIGAPNIREVTAFPRDLHRLTP